The proteins below are encoded in one region of Paraburkholderia phenazinium:
- a CDS encoding sulfurtransferase TusA family protein: MQVHKEVDARGLNCPLPILRAKKALADMESGQILKVLATDPGSQRDFAAFAKQTGNEIVEVSTQDKVFVFLMRRR, translated from the coding sequence ATTCAGGTTCACAAGGAAGTCGATGCGCGCGGGCTCAACTGTCCGCTCCCCATTTTGCGCGCCAAAAAGGCGCTTGCCGATATGGAAAGCGGCCAGATCCTCAAGGTGCTCGCCACCGATCCCGGCTCGCAACGCGATTTCGCCGCGTTCGCCAAGCAGACGGGTAATGAAATCGTCGAGGTGTCGACGCAGGACAAGGTGTTTGTGTTTTTGATGCGGCGGCGGTAA
- the galU gene encoding UTP--glucose-1-phosphate uridylyltransferase GalU gives MLKVTKAVFPVAGLGTRFLPATKASPKEMLPIVDKPLIQYAVEEAMAAGITEMIFVTGRSKRAIEDHFDKSYEIEAELEARGKDKLLELVRSIKPSHVDCFYVRQPEALGLGHAVMCAEKLVGDNPFAVILADDLLYGKPPVMAQMIEVFDHYHSSVIGVEEIPHSETKSYGIVDGKEWEDSIIKMSGIVEKPAPEVAPSNLGVVGRYVLKPRIFEHLRALKPGAGGELQLTDAIQSLLADEQVLAYKYHGTRFDCGSKLGYLKATVEFALRHPEVAADFEEYLRTRSPVLEG, from the coding sequence ATGCTAAAAGTTACAAAAGCGGTATTTCCGGTAGCAGGTCTTGGCACCCGGTTCCTCCCCGCCACCAAGGCGAGCCCGAAGGAAATGCTGCCCATCGTCGACAAGCCACTGATCCAGTACGCAGTCGAAGAAGCGATGGCCGCCGGTATCACCGAAATGATCTTCGTCACGGGCCGCAGCAAGCGCGCGATCGAGGATCACTTCGACAAGTCGTACGAAATCGAAGCGGAGCTCGAAGCACGCGGCAAGGACAAGCTGCTGGAACTCGTGCGCAGCATCAAGCCGAGCCACGTCGACTGCTTCTACGTACGCCAGCCCGAGGCGCTCGGCCTCGGCCACGCGGTGATGTGCGCGGAAAAGCTGGTGGGCGACAACCCGTTCGCCGTGATCCTCGCGGACGACTTGCTGTACGGCAAGCCGCCCGTGATGGCGCAGATGATCGAGGTGTTCGACCACTATCACAGCTCGGTGATCGGCGTCGAAGAAATCCCGCACTCGGAGACGAAGTCCTACGGGATCGTCGACGGCAAGGAGTGGGAAGATTCGATCATCAAGATGTCGGGCATCGTCGAAAAGCCGGCTCCGGAAGTGGCGCCGTCGAACCTCGGCGTGGTTGGCCGGTACGTGCTGAAGCCGCGGATTTTTGAGCATCTGCGCGCCTTGAAGCCGGGCGCGGGAGGCGAGTTGCAACTGACGGATGCGATCCAGTCGCTGCTCGCCGATGAGCAGGTGCTGGCGTACAAGTATCACGGCACGCGCTTCGATTGCGGCAGCAAGCTGGGTTATCTGAAGGCGACGGTGGAATTCGCGCTGCGTCACCCGGAAGTGGCTGCGGATTTCGAAGAATATTTGCGGACTCGCTCGCCGGTGCTGGAAGGGTAA